In Brienomyrus brachyistius isolate T26 chromosome 19, BBRACH_0.4, whole genome shotgun sequence, one DNA window encodes the following:
- the LOC125715154 gene encoding B-cell receptor CD22-like, producing MTAAGRFIFIGCLLQGGLCSTWTAQMPQSIQALNGSCVLIPCTFQIPSKENLHLTNPVVIWLTKRGWSDKKKLNKSDVNINGSLSEINCTTILNGISKNWTGVYSLRIKDNNSKNKYNVTEKVEINVEDSPPSPQITINRDMVKEGGSVTLREGDSVTLTCSAPAPCPSLPPTLSWTPRLSDGITVFQENDDHTKHVSSVMNFTASHLHHKQEVKCTAVYSLQANNSERTSYTNVTLNVQYSPKNTLVLIGKDRNLTCSSDANPAVNNYTWYKVTGSETKVVSHRQNLTSNITAVSGQYYCQAQNDLGLQNSSNVQLHCELVKAPPTWVAAAAGAAGMMLVCILMQILLKTCCPRENHSSKIRVTEELTPINLTSESENETPVVHHTNTDHDRGSEWGTGSSEGISQNTLYGNINHNVQNVLIGTSVMSDAIRGMSGKRKKTQHPESRDVSGCGFRSQDSADSQKRKYEAGSEQETMEDRKSSALDDQLKTPETREEPTYDNICHQLRTNGPDDRSATVEASPEGPQDHHDVAFYPMISEEPGTNESEYAVVRKVRSLQPAESPSLKD from the exons ATGACTGCAGCTGGGAGATTTATTTTCATTGGCTGCCTGCTGCAAG GTGGTCTGTGCAGTACCTGGACAGCCCAGATGCCTCAGTCTATACAAGCCCTGAATGGATCCTGTGTGCTGATTCCCTGCACATTCCAGATTCCATCTAAAGAAAATCTACatctaacaaacccagttgtaATATGGTTGACAAAGAGAGGGTGGTCTGATAAAAAGAAGTTGAACAAAAgtgatgtaaatataaatggaagTTTGTCTGAGATAAACTGCACTACAATCCTGAACGGAATTAGTAAGAATTGGACTGGTGTTTATTCTTTGAGGATAAAAGACAATAACAGTAAAAATAAGTACAATGTTACAGAGAAGGTGGAAATTAATGTGGAAG ACTCTCCACCCAGCCCCCAGATCACCATAAACAGGGACATGGTGAAGGAGGGGGGCTCTGTGACTCTGAGGGAAGGGGACTCTGTGACTCTGACCTGTTCGGCTCCAGCTCCCTGTCCATCACTCCCCCCGACTCTGTCATGGACCCCCAGGCTGAGTGACGGTATCACTGTATTTCAGGAGAATGATGATCACACTAAACATGTATCTTCTGTTATGAACTTTACTGCCTCACATCTCCACCATAAGCAGGAAGTCAAATGTACAGCAGTTTACAGTCTCCAAGCCAACAACAGTGAGAGGACATCCTACACAAATGTGACTCTCAATGTTCAGT ATTCTCCTAAAAACACTTTGGTGTTAATTGGAAAAGACCGGAATCTAACCTGCAGCAGTGATGCCAACCCAGCAGTGAACAATTACACCTGGTATAAAGTGACTGGGAGTGAAACTAAAGTTGTTTCACACAGACAGAACCTCACCTCTAATATCACTGCGGTCAGTGGACAGTATTACTGTCAGGCTCAGAATGACCTCGGCCTGCAGAATTCAAGCAATGTGCAGCTCCACTGTGAAC TGGTCAAGGCTCCACCCACTTGGGTGGCCGCTGCTGCAGGGGCGGCTGGGATGATGCTGGTGTGCATCTTAATGCAGATTCTTCTCAA AACATGCTGCCCCAGGGAGAATCACAGCAGTAAGATACGAGTCACTGAGGAATTAACACCGATAAATTTG ACTTCTGAGAGCGAAAATGAGACTCCAGTCGTCCACCATACCAACACAGACCATGACAGAGGCAGTGAATGGGGAACAGGAAGCAGTGAGGGGATCTCACAGAACACTCTGTATGGAAACATCAACCACAATGTTCAAAATGTGCTGATAGGCACAAGTGTGATGTCTGATGCTATAAGGGGTATGTCTGGTAAGAGGAAGAAAACCCAACATCCTGAGAGCAGAGATGTGTCTGGATGTGGCTTCAGAAGCCAGGATTCTGCAGATTCCCAGAAGAGGAAATATGAGGCAGGTAGCGAACAAGAGACTATGGAGGACAGGAAGAGCTCAGCGCTGGATGATCAGCTGAAGACACCTGAAACGAGAGAGGAACCAACGTATGATAACATCTGCCATCAACTGCGCACCAATGGTCCAGATGATAGGTCTGCTACAGTGGAAGCTTCTCCTGAGGGTCCACAGGACCATCATGACGTTGCTTTTTACCCAATGATCTCTGAAGAACCGGGAACCAATGAGAGTGAGTATGCAGTGGTGAGAAAGGTCCGTAGCCTTCAGCCAGCAGAAAGTCCATCCCTGAAGGACTAA